The Accipiter gentilis chromosome 14, bAccGen1.1, whole genome shotgun sequence genome contains a region encoding:
- the DPM1 gene encoding dolichol-phosphate mannosyltransferase subunit 1 isoform X2 — MAADGADKFSVLLPTYNERENLPLVVWLLARTFRESGNNFEIIIIDDGSPDGTQEIAEQLEKIYGSDKILLRPRARKLGLGTAYIHGMKHATGNFIVIMDADLSHHPKFIPEFIRKQKEGNFDIVSGTRYKGNGGVYGWDLKRKLISRGANFLTQVLLRPGASDLTGSFRLYRKEVLQKLMEKCVSKGYVFQMEMIVRARQLGYTIGEISCL; from the exons ATGGCGGCCGACGGCGCCGACAAGTTCTCGGTGCTGCTGCCCACCTACAACGAGCGGGAGAACCTGCCCCTCGTCGTCTGGCTCCTGGCGCGCACCTTCCGGGAGAG TGGAAACAATTTTGAAATTATCATCATAGATGATGGAAGCCCAGATGGGACGCAGGAAATTGCTGAACAATTGGAAAAGATATATGGATCAGATAAAATA CTTCTAAGACCCAGAGCAAGAAAGTTGGGCCTTG GCACTGCTTATATTCATGGAATGAAGCATGCCACTGggaattttattgttattatggATGCTGACCTCTCTCACCAC cCAAAATTTATTCCAGAGTTTATCAG aaagcagaaagaaggcaATTTTGATATTGTATCTGGAACAAGATATAAAGGAAATGGAGGAGTATATGGCTgggatttgaaaagaaaactaatCAG TCGTGGTGCCAATTTCCTAACTCAGGTTTTGCTGAGACCAGGTGCATCAGACTTAACAGGGAGTTTCAG GTTATACAGAAAAGAAGTCTTACAGAAACTAAtggaaaaatgtgtttctaaaGGATACGTCTTCCAGATGGAGATGATTGTTCGGGCTAGACAGTTAGGATATACTATTGGAGAG
- the MOCS3 gene encoding adenylyltransferase and sulfurtransferase MOCS3 — translation MEGCAEAARLSAEIGQREQELRGLRERLAAVLAGGAAGDGGVAEATEAERAAAFPGELPPLPAQASLSAADILRYSRQLVLPELGVRGQLLLARSSVLVVGCGGLGCPLAQYLAAAGVGRLGLVDHDVVETSNLHRQVLHGEARRGLPKALSAAAALRLLNSTVQYVPYCGALSPRTALELVRQYDVVADCSDNVPTRYLVNDACVLAGKPLVSGSALRLEGQLVVYNYQGGPCYRCLFPKPPPPETVTNCADGGVLGVVPGIVGCIQALEVLKIASGMGSSFGQFMLMFDAREGRFRNIKLRPKKPDCAVCGDNPSVTCLQDYEAFCGSSATDKCRTLHLLSSKDRVSVEEYKKLLDEQVPHVLLDVRPQVEVDICRLVHAVHVPLSKLEEKDEEYLEYLEKRICEEKQRTNGQTSFPVYVVCKLGNDSQKAVRILQELPVRQFGSVLAKDIKGGLMAWASKIDPTFPLY, via the coding sequence ATGGAGGGCTGCGCGGAGGCGGCGCGGCTGAGCGCGGAGATCGGCCAGCGGGAGCAGGAGCTGCGCGGCTTACGCGAGCGGCTGGCCGCCGTCCTGGCGGGGGGTGCTGCGGGCGACGGTGGGGTCGCCGAGGCTACTGAGGCCGAGCGTGCCGCCGCCTTTCCCGGCGAGCTCCCCCCTCTGCCCGCCCAGGCCTCTTTGAGCGCCGCCGACATCCTGCGGTACAGCCGGCAGCTGGTGCTGCCGGAGCTGGGCGTGCGGGGGCAGCTGCTCCTGGCCCGCTCCTCCGTGCTCGTGGTGGGCTGCGGCGGCCTGGGCTGCCCGCTGGCCCAGTACCTGGCAGCCGCCGGTGTCGGCCGCCTGGGTCTGGTGGACCACGACGTGGTGGAGACGAGCAACCTGCACCGGCAGGTGCTGCACGGGGAGGCCCGCCGAGGGCTCCCCAAGGCGCTCTCCGCCGCGGCGGCCCTGCGGCTGCTGAACTCCACGGTGCAGTACGTGCCCTACTGCGGCGCCCTGAGCCCTCGCACTGCCCTAGAGCTTGTGCGGCAGTACGACGTCGTCGCCGACTGCTCCGACAACGTCCCCACCAGGTACTTGGTGAACGACGCCTGCGTCCTGGCGGGGAAGCCCCTGGTGTCTGGCAGTGCCCTCCGGCTGGAGGGGCAGCTCGTCGTGTACAACTACCAGGGAGGGCCCTGCTACAGGTGTCTCTTCCCCAAGCCCCCTCCACCGGAGACGGTGACTAACTGTGCGGATGGGGGAGTGCTGGGTGTCGTGCCGGGCATCGTGGGGTGCATCCAGGCCTTGGAAGTGCTGAAGATTGCTTCGGGAATGGGTTCCTCCTTTGGTCAGTTCATGCTGATGTTTGACGCCCGCGAGGGGAGATTTCGCAACATCAAGTTAAGACCAAAGAAACCGGACTGTGCTGTTTGTGGTGACAATCCGTCTGTCACATGTCTTCAGGATTATGAGGCGTTTTGCGGTTCTTCTGCAACAGACAAGTGTAGGACTTTACATCTGTTGTCCAGTAAAGACAGGGTGTCTGTAGAGGAATACAAAAAACTGTTGGATGAGCAAGTTCCTCATGTGTTGTTAGACGTTCGTCCGCAGGTAGAAGTGGATATCTGTCGCCTGGTACATGCTGTCCACGTTCCTTTGAGTAAATTAGAAGAGAAAGATGAAGAATATCTGgaatatttagaaaaaagaatttgtgaagaaaagcagagaactAATGGCCAGACATCTTTTCCTGTATATGTTGTTTGCAAATTAGGAAATGACTCCCAGAAGGCTGTAAGAATTCTGCAGGAGTTACCTGTCAGACAATTTGGCTCTGTGTTAGCTAAGGATATTAAAGGGGGGCTCATGGCTTGGGCCAGTAAAATTGACCCAACATTTCCTCTGTATTAG